In a single window of the Dinghuibacter silviterrae genome:
- a CDS encoding helix-turn-helix domain-containing protein, which translates to MPTIETLEDFYKNKLSWVPTNLQNEIGHFNVFKRDEFCGPRAKPAPYSRREYYKISLMIGNNRFHYADKSLEIRGKALLFANPQVPYQVEALEEGDQSGYFCIFTESFMSRSWGARLQDLPVFRPGGHPIFILDEDHTQVVTDIFLRMMTEIASEYVYKYDALRNYVFELIHHAQKMEPVTTHYQHANASMRISTLFVELLERQFPIETPQQQVRLRTASDFAGQLAVHVNHLNRALKEVTGKTTTVLIAERLVQEAKALLRHTDWNVSEVAYGLGFEEPAHFNNFFRKHTNMRPTEFRA; encoded by the coding sequence ATGCCCACCATCGAAACGCTGGAAGACTTCTATAAGAACAAATTGTCCTGGGTGCCCACCAACCTCCAAAACGAGATCGGGCACTTCAACGTGTTCAAACGGGACGAATTTTGCGGCCCCCGTGCCAAACCGGCGCCCTACAGCCGCCGGGAGTATTATAAGATCAGCCTGATGATCGGCAACAACCGTTTTCACTATGCGGACAAGAGCCTGGAGATCCGGGGAAAGGCGCTTTTGTTTGCCAATCCGCAGGTGCCCTACCAGGTAGAGGCCCTGGAGGAGGGGGACCAAAGCGGGTACTTTTGCATCTTTACCGAATCCTTTATGAGCCGTTCCTGGGGCGCGCGTCTCCAGGACCTCCCTGTGTTCCGCCCGGGCGGACATCCCATTTTTATTTTGGATGAAGACCATACCCAGGTCGTTACGGACATCTTTCTCCGGATGATGACGGAGATTGCTTCCGAGTATGTATACAAATACGACGCCTTGCGCAATTACGTGTTCGAGCTGATTCACCATGCCCAAAAGATGGAGCCGGTGACCACCCATTACCAGCATGCCAACGCGTCGATGCGGATCTCCACGCTTTTTGTCGAGCTCCTGGAGCGCCAGTTCCCGATAGAGACGCCCCAGCAACAGGTACGCCTGCGCACCGCCTCTGATTTTGCGGGCCAGCTCGCGGTCCATGTCAACCACCTCAACCGGGCCCTGAAGGAAGTCACCGGGAAGACGACAACCGTGCTCATTGCCGAACGGTTGGTGCAGGAAGCAAAAGCGCTCCTGAGGCACACGGACTGGAACGTGTCCGAGGTGGCGTACGGGCTCGGGTTTGAAGAGCCGGCGCATTTCAATAACTTCTTCCGCAAGCACACGAATATGCGGCCCACTGAGTTCCGGGCCTGA
- a CDS encoding oxidoreductase: protein MNESPVWFITGCSTGFGRELAKLILSRGWRAVVTARRPETIQDLVHGNEGRALALALDVTDKAGVKTAVAAAEAAFGHIDVLVNNAGYGYLSSIEEGEEEKIREQMDTNFYGTLYTIQAALPGMRARRKGHIVNYSSIGGLVSFAASGFYHASKFAVEGLSESLSIELAPIGIKVLIVEPGPFRTDWAGRSIIATSPVIEDYIPVVGARIEGTAARSGNQQGDPVRAGEAVIQAVSENLPYLRLPLGRLAYDMINKKLDMLRENVEAVKELTLGADYPDVAPAVIPDAQMAR, encoded by the coding sequence ATGAATGAGTCACCTGTCTGGTTTATCACGGGCTGCTCCACGGGCTTTGGCCGGGAGCTGGCCAAATTGATCCTGTCCAGGGGCTGGAGGGCCGTCGTCACCGCTCGTCGCCCGGAAACGATCCAGGACCTGGTCCACGGAAACGAAGGAAGGGCGCTCGCCCTGGCGCTGGACGTCACCGACAAGGCCGGGGTAAAGACGGCGGTCGCAGCAGCCGAGGCGGCCTTCGGACACATCGACGTCTTGGTTAACAACGCGGGATATGGATACCTTTCGAGCATTGAAGAGGGGGAGGAAGAAAAGATCCGGGAACAGATGGACACCAACTTTTACGGGACGCTGTACACCATCCAGGCCGCCTTACCCGGCATGCGTGCCCGCCGCAAAGGACATATCGTTAACTATTCTTCGATTGGCGGCCTGGTGAGCTTTGCCGCCTCCGGGTTTTACCATGCGAGCAAGTTTGCCGTGGAGGGCTTGTCCGAATCGCTGTCCATAGAGCTGGCGCCCATCGGGATCAAGGTCCTGATCGTCGAGCCCGGACCCTTCCGCACCGACTGGGCGGGTCGTTCCATCATCGCTACGTCGCCCGTCATAGAAGACTATATACCCGTCGTGGGTGCACGCATCGAGGGGACCGCGGCCCGGAGCGGGAACCAACAGGGTGATCCTGTGCGGGCAGGCGAGGCCGTTATCCAGGCGGTCAGCGAGAACCTGCCCTACCTGCGGTTGCCGCTGGGGAGGCTCGCGTATGACATGATCAACAAAAAGCTGGATATGCTTCGGGAGAATGTAGAAGCTGTAAAGGAACTGACGCTCGGCGCGGATTATCCCGACGTGGCGCCTGCTGTGATACCGGACGCGCAGATGGCGCGCTAG
- a CDS encoding TMEM175 family protein: MKKGRLEAFSDGVFAIIITIMVLELHVPHGDQLKDLMGAAPLFIGYVLSFVYVGIYWNNHHHMFYVVDKIDGGVLWANLNLLFWLSLVPFVTEWMGGSHFSRGPVALYGFILIMAGLAYNILSRMLIRCAGHNTTLAEAIGNDRKGTLSVVVYACAIGISFVSPIAALCLYWVVAVVWFIPDPRIEKRVGRAKND, encoded by the coding sequence ATGAAAAAAGGTCGCCTGGAAGCCTTTAGCGATGGCGTGTTCGCCATCATCATCACGATCATGGTTCTGGAACTACACGTCCCGCACGGGGACCAGTTAAAAGACCTGATGGGGGCCGCTCCACTTTTTATTGGCTATGTGCTCAGCTTCGTATATGTGGGGATCTATTGGAACAACCACCACCACATGTTCTACGTGGTGGACAAGATCGACGGTGGCGTCCTTTGGGCGAACCTGAACCTGTTGTTCTGGCTGTCCCTGGTCCCCTTTGTGACCGAATGGATGGGGGGAAGTCATTTTAGCCGCGGTCCCGTTGCCCTTTATGGTTTTATCCTCATTATGGCAGGCCTTGCCTACAACATCCTCTCGCGGATGCTGATCCGTTGTGCGGGTCACAATACCACCCTGGCCGAGGCTATAGGAAACGACCGTAAGGGAACTTTGTCCGTCGTCGTCTATGCCTGCGCGATCGGTATATCTTTTGTCAGCCCCATTGCCGCCTTGTGTTTGTATTGGGTCGTGGCGGTCGTTTGGTTTATACCCGATCCCCGTATCGAAAAAAGGGTTGGGAGGGCAAAGAACGATTAG
- a CDS encoding MFS transporter, giving the protein MDQPTPSLRRLRIANAVFFFLSGFGYSSWASRIPSMQYKLHLNEAQLGAVLFALPIGLMMTMPLTGRLLGRFNSRSILLIGVLIFNVMLGFAGFSSQTWQLVAILFCFGSARNLFNISLNAQAVGVQGLFQRSIMTTFHGIWSLAGFAGAGLGYLMVNYNVYTSWHLLAVSIAMTITTFLAYPYLLHDKPTPSNEKKPLFSLPDKHLLNFSFICFASMACENTMYDWSGIYFRKAVGTSKAEATAAFAVYMIAMTTGRFAGDRIVGRFGIKSLLRISGVLICSGLLLAAIVPYPLVAGAGFIAVGLGVSCIVPLVFSMAGKSTTMSSGPALAAISTVGYLGFLIVPPLVGFVAQVLSLRWSFGIIGLLGALIVYLVSRIGREQPGEPPVAATPIQVVPGA; this is encoded by the coding sequence ATGGACCAGCCTACCCCCTCCCTCCGCCGCCTAAGAATCGCCAACGCCGTGTTCTTTTTCCTGTCCGGGTTTGGATACTCCTCCTGGGCGTCCCGCATCCCCTCGATGCAGTACAAGCTCCACCTTAACGAGGCGCAGCTGGGCGCCGTTTTGTTCGCCCTTCCCATCGGCCTGATGATGACGATGCCCCTGACCGGTCGTCTGCTGGGCCGTTTCAACAGCCGAAGCATCCTCCTGATCGGCGTACTCATCTTTAACGTGATGCTGGGTTTCGCGGGATTTTCCAGCCAGACCTGGCAATTGGTGGCCATCCTGTTTTGTTTCGGATCGGCGCGGAACCTGTTCAATATTTCCCTCAATGCCCAGGCCGTGGGCGTACAGGGGCTTTTCCAACGGTCCATCATGACGACTTTCCACGGGATCTGGAGCCTCGCGGGTTTTGCCGGGGCGGGTCTGGGGTACCTCATGGTCAACTACAACGTGTACACGTCCTGGCACCTCCTGGCGGTGAGCATCGCCATGACCATAACGACCTTTCTCGCCTACCCCTACCTGTTGCACGACAAGCCCACCCCATCCAACGAGAAAAAACCATTGTTTTCGCTCCCGGACAAACACCTCCTGAATTTTAGTTTTATCTGTTTTGCCTCGATGGCCTGCGAAAACACCATGTATGACTGGAGCGGCATCTATTTTCGCAAAGCCGTTGGCACGTCCAAGGCGGAAGCCACCGCGGCCTTTGCCGTATACATGATCGCCATGACCACCGGACGGTTTGCGGGCGACCGGATCGTCGGCCGTTTCGGCATCAAATCCCTTCTAAGGATCAGCGGCGTCCTGATCTGCTCCGGTCTTCTCCTGGCGGCCATCGTCCCCTACCCGCTGGTGGCGGGCGCAGGTTTTATCGCCGTGGGCCTTGGTGTTTCGTGTATCGTCCCCCTGGTCTTTAGCATGGCGGGCAAATCCACGACCATGAGCAGCGGCCCCGCCCTGGCCGCCATCTCCACCGTGGGCTACCTGGGCTTTCTCATCGTCCCGCCCCTGGTGGGCTTTGTCGCGCAGGTATTGTCGCTCCGCTGGTCCTTTGGGATCATCGGGTTGCTGGGTGCGCTCATCGTCTACCTGGTCTCCAGGATCGGGCGGGAGCAACCGGGCGAGCCACCGGTGGCGGCGACGCCGATACAGGTGGTGCCGGGGGCATAA